The following coding sequences are from one Augochlora pura isolate Apur16 chromosome 6, APUR_v2.2.1, whole genome shotgun sequence window:
- the LOC144470920 gene encoding uncharacterized protein LOC144470920 isoform X1 yields MGGGDLNLKKSWHPSTIKNIEKVWKAEQQQSQEKRKIAELKKEIEMEKDREDIKKYAMEQGVIEKKDDKKLDWMYKGPNQMINREEYLLGRPIDKSFEQMNQTEKDSDMNQVARNHVEHECIPPSLRFFSGNEQVDLARKMQEDPLYAIKKKEMETRNQLLKNPVKLKQLRQLLEQQSKKSKIEKKKKRKKQKQDIDSDDETQLDMLLAAKYKKLKDKINDEDLMKSMKKIKHKRKKKRKESESSSSSESDSSSEDDTSDESTEKRTKEKRSRNKENGIQSKKNDREKYSEKFDKRDERRGKVSEKRSRNRSSSKERSDSSNRRKRYREFKRDEDKNRHKEYQHNTFRNKEHNSHKSEYSNRNTTGNKYIISKLNYKESTNSFASAIQEKYKDGNRYKDQRNPKKRSNLTEEEKERRRQEMMANATWRDKEREKNVKKYTEDEKKEIDNGKGYNQDFVRKHLAAAAELGSVASRIKANINNIQRSGRAMDTNFAKR; encoded by the exons ATGGGTGGTGGAGATTTG aatttgaaaaaatcatgGCATCCATCtaccataaaaaatatagaaaaagttTGGAAGGCAGAGCAACAACAAAGccaagagaagagaaagatagcagaattgaagaaagaaatcgaGATGGAGAAAGATAGGGAGGATATAAAAAAGTATGCAATGGAGCAAGGTGTCATAGAAAAAAAGGATGATAAAAAATTGGATTGGATGTACAAAGGACCAAATCAAATGATCAATCGAGAAGAGTATTTGCTTGGTCGGCCAATTGACAAATCTTTCGAACAAATGAATCAGACAGAAAAGGATAGTGATATGAATCAAGTTGCCAGAAATCACGTTGAGCATg aatgtaTTCCACCATCATTACGTTTCTTTTCTGGTAATGAACAAGTTGATCTAGCAAGAAAAATGCAAGAAGATCCTTTATATGCtataaaaaagaaggaaatggAAACAAGAAATCAGTTGTTGAAAAATCctgttaaattaaaacaattgagaCAATTG CTGGAGCAACAGtcaaaaaaaagtaaaattgaaaagaaaaaaaaaaggaaaaaacagAAACAAGATATAGACAGTGATGATGAAACACAATTAGATATGTTATTAGCTGCTAAATACAAAAAGTTAAAAGACAAAATTAATGATGAAGACTTGATGAAATcaatgaagaaaatcaaacataaacgaaagaaaaagaggaaagagagtGAAAGTAGTTCAAGCAGTGAATCTGACAGTAGTTCTGAAGATGATACAAGTGATGAAAGTACAGAAAAACGTACAAAGGAAAAGAGAAGCAGAAATAAGGAAAATGGTATTCAGTCCAAGAAAAAtgatagagaaaaatattctgaaaaatttgacAAAAGAGATgagagaagaggaaaagtATCCGAGAAGCGATCGAGGAACCGTAGTTCAAGCAAAGAAAGGAGCGATAGCTCAAATCGGAGGAAGAGATATAGAGAATTTAAAAGAGATGAAGATAAAAATAGGCATAAAGAATATCAACATAATACTTTTCGAAATAAGGAACATAATTCACATAAAAGTGAATACAGTAACAGAAATACTACTgggaataaatatattataagtaaattaaattataaagagaGTACTAATTCATTTGCTAGTGCTATtcaagagaaatataaagatgGGAATCGGTATAAAGATCAAAGGAATCCTAAGAAAAGATCCAATCTtacggaagaagaaaaagaaagacgtAGACAGGAAATGATGGCAAATGCAACATGGAGGGATAAGGAAAGGgaaaagaatgttaaaaagtATACAGAagatgaaaagaaagaaatcgacAATGGCAAAGGATATAACCAAGACTTTGTTAGGAAACATTTAGCTGCTGCTGCAGAATTAGGGTCAGTAGCGTCACGGATTaaagcaaatataaataatatacagcgAAGTGGAAGGGCGATGGATACAAATTTTGCTAAAAGATGA
- the LOC144470920 gene encoding uncharacterized protein LOC144470920 isoform X2, which translates to MEKDREDIKKYAMEQGVIEKKDDKKLDWMYKGPNQMINREEYLLGRPIDKSFEQMNQTEKDSDMNQVARNHVEHECIPPSLRFFSGNEQVDLARKMQEDPLYAIKKKEMETRNQLLKNPVKLKQLRQLLEQQSKKSKIEKKKKRKKQKQDIDSDDETQLDMLLAAKYKKLKDKINDEDLMKSMKKIKHKRKKKRKESESSSSSESDSSSEDDTSDESTEKRTKEKRSRNKENGIQSKKNDREKYSEKFDKRDERRGKVSEKRSRNRSSSKERSDSSNRRKRYREFKRDEDKNRHKEYQHNTFRNKEHNSHKSEYSNRNTTGNKYIISKLNYKESTNSFASAIQEKYKDGNRYKDQRNPKKRSNLTEEEKERRRQEMMANATWRDKEREKNVKKYTEDEKKEIDNGKGYNQDFVRKHLAAAAELGSVASRIKANINNIQRSGRAMDTNFAKR; encoded by the exons ATGGAGAAAGATAGGGAGGATATAAAAAAGTATGCAATGGAGCAAGGTGTCATAGAAAAAAAGGATGATAAAAAATTGGATTGGATGTACAAAGGACCAAATCAAATGATCAATCGAGAAGAGTATTTGCTTGGTCGGCCAATTGACAAATCTTTCGAACAAATGAATCAGACAGAAAAGGATAGTGATATGAATCAAGTTGCCAGAAATCACGTTGAGCATg aatgtaTTCCACCATCATTACGTTTCTTTTCTGGTAATGAACAAGTTGATCTAGCAAGAAAAATGCAAGAAGATCCTTTATATGCtataaaaaagaaggaaatggAAACAAGAAATCAGTTGTTGAAAAATCctgttaaattaaaacaattgagaCAATTG CTGGAGCAACAGtcaaaaaaaagtaaaattgaaaagaaaaaaaaaaggaaaaaacagAAACAAGATATAGACAGTGATGATGAAACACAATTAGATATGTTATTAGCTGCTAAATACAAAAAGTTAAAAGACAAAATTAATGATGAAGACTTGATGAAATcaatgaagaaaatcaaacataaacgaaagaaaaagaggaaagagagtGAAAGTAGTTCAAGCAGTGAATCTGACAGTAGTTCTGAAGATGATACAAGTGATGAAAGTACAGAAAAACGTACAAAGGAAAAGAGAAGCAGAAATAAGGAAAATGGTATTCAGTCCAAGAAAAAtgatagagaaaaatattctgaaaaatttgacAAAAGAGATgagagaagaggaaaagtATCCGAGAAGCGATCGAGGAACCGTAGTTCAAGCAAAGAAAGGAGCGATAGCTCAAATCGGAGGAAGAGATATAGAGAATTTAAAAGAGATGAAGATAAAAATAGGCATAAAGAATATCAACATAATACTTTTCGAAATAAGGAACATAATTCACATAAAAGTGAATACAGTAACAGAAATACTACTgggaataaatatattataagtaaattaaattataaagagaGTACTAATTCATTTGCTAGTGCTATtcaagagaaatataaagatgGGAATCGGTATAAAGATCAAAGGAATCCTAAGAAAAGATCCAATCTtacggaagaagaaaaagaaagacgtAGACAGGAAATGATGGCAAATGCAACATGGAGGGATAAGGAAAGGgaaaagaatgttaaaaagtATACAGAagatgaaaagaaagaaatcgacAATGGCAAAGGATATAACCAAGACTTTGTTAGGAAACATTTAGCTGCTGCTGCAGAATTAGGGTCAGTAGCGTCACGGATTaaagcaaatataaataatatacagcgAAGTGGAAGGGCGATGGATACAAATTTTGCTAAAAGATGA
- the LOC144470919 gene encoding putative phosphorylase b kinase regulatory subunit beta isoform X3, which yields MWERGSRYNDGTPEIHASSIGIAKSALEAINGCNLFGEKGASWSVIYVDIDAHNRNRSIFETMLPRESSSKSVDAALLPTISFPAFATHEDVLYSETKANIVGRLKGNYGFKRFGRDGYKTILESKDRRYYKSGEIKEFDNIECEWPLFYIFMIIDGVFKTLPEQVEQYQNLLKERIQKDINGDPVIPMYYYVSEENLEAERNDPGSTFRIASNEGRGRRGSGDSEPIPIYLWNQAMFVIAQLLTAGLLHINELDPIRRYLPSYNRPRKAGRYSAFQAKPSIGTHTDLVVQIVLIAESMRLQAMMATYGIQTQTPHEVEPVQILSSMQLVKVYEKLGVNSKLNLQGRPARPIGSLGTSKVYRVCGMTVLCYPLIFEVSEFYLYRDMALLIDDIKTELQFVGKYWRLSGRPTVCLLIREEHMRDPQFKEMLDLFAMLKKGYCDKTKVRIGRLQNLISSSCIEHLDFINTIETDLELTQFKQLEHDYIGYQSLTDVPKALTYAEDIKDYSYYMKEPLYDILTEIRSNKNLYSLCQLYGILLEREGINYEINGITVGDHLRSLYQQAGCLRFWMVVRYCSSLLNHTVDSISPFITGVLVKGKQITVGVIGQEETVFDKPMTPTEIQSVMYSTIQPHNVVQAVLQQEVLLYCGRLIGRNPEMFKGILKIRIGWVLEAIKLYLQMFVKNPKPIENYSPFEIRRFLIKVLTVKDWASSKRLTVLGRRRLEGCLCRVPAHFYNYVWEVLLRCPGGICVNGQELPQQPTLSNMTRSELTFALLVESLLHHIQLPEYRQIIVELLTTVSTILLRNPELSFQKQLNLNKLVEDSFQMYCKDHNIEETKDMSSFFSADYSITTGYLARAIVNNVLTGGCFATIHDINDAIENRETCKIT from the exons ATGTGGGAACGTGGTAGCAGATATAATGATGGTACACCTGAAATTCATGCAAGTTCTATTGGTATAGCAAAAAGTGCTCTTGAGGCTATCAATGgatgtaatttatttggagAGAAAGGAGCTTCTTGGTCAGTTATTTATGTTGATATTGATGCACACAATCGGAACCGTagtatttttgaaacaatGCTTCCAAGAGAATCAAGTTCAAAG AGCGTAGATGCAGCTTTATTGCCAACAATATCTTTCCCTGCATTTGCTACTCATGAAGATGTACTGTACAGTGAGACAAAGGCAAACATAGTTGGCAGATTGAAAGGCAATTATGGTTTTAAGAGATTTGGAAGAGATggatataaaacaattttagaatcCAAAGATCGTCGCTATTACAAATCTGGTGAAATCAAG GAATTCGATAATATTGAATGTGAATGGCCTctgttttacattttcatgaTAATAGATGGAGTTTTTAAAACTTTGCCAGAGCAAGTTGaacaatatcaaaatttattgaaagaaaGAATACAAAAAGATATCAATGGAG atccTGTAATACCCATGTATTACTATGTATCTGAAGAGAATTTGGAAGCAGAAAGAAATGATCCTGGTAGTACGTTTCGTATAGCAAGCAATGAAGGAAGAGGGCGAAGAGGTTCTGGAGATTCTGAACCCATACCCATCTATCTGTGGAATCAAGCTATGTTTGTAATTGCACAATTACTTACTGCTGGTTTGCTACACATCAATGAATTAGATCCAATTCGACGATATCTACCTTCATATAATAGACCACGGAAAGCTGGAAGGTATTCAGCTTTTCAA GCTAAACCCAGTATT GGCACTCATACTGATCTTGTAGTGCAAATCGTTCTTATTGCTGAGTCTATGCGACTACAAGCTATGATGGCAACTTATGGTATACAAACGCAAACTCCACACGAAGTAGAACCTGTTCAAATATTATCATCTATGCAATTAGTAaaagtttatgaaaaattaggtgtaaacagtaaattaaatttacaaggCCGACCAGCTAGACCAATTGGTTCTTTGGGTACAAGTAAG GTTTATAGAGTATGTGGCATGACAGTGCTCTGTTATCCTTTGATATTTGAAGTATCagaattttatctttataGAGATATGGCATTGTTAATTGATGATATTAAAACTGAACTTCAATTTGTGGGTAAATATTGGCGACTTTCTGGTCGACCTACGGTATGTTTACTAATACGGGAAGAACACATGAG AGATCCACAATTCAAAGAAATGCTTGACCTCTTTGCAATGCTAAAAAAAGGTTACTGTGATAAAACAAAAGTTCGAATTGGTCGTTTGCAAAATCTCATTTCATCTTCATGCATTG aacacttggattttataaacACAATTGAAACAGATCTTGAACTTACACAATTCAAACAATTAGAACATGATTATATTGGATACCAAAGCCTCACAGATGTACCCAAAGCTTTAACTTATGCTGAAGACATAAAAGATTATTCT tATTACATGAAGGAGCCATTGTACGATATATTAACTGAAATTCGTAGTAACAAAAATCTTTATTCATTGTGTCAACTGTATGGTATTTTATTGGAACGAGAGGGTATTAATTATGAGATTAATGGAATAACag TTGGTGATCATTTAAGATCGTTGTATCAACAAGCAGGTTGTCTTAGATTTTGGATGGTTGTCCGTTACTGCAGTAGTTTATTAAATCACACAGTTGATAGTATTAGTCCTTTTATAACAGGCGTCCTTGTTAAAGGAAAGCAg atAACGGTTGGCGTTATTGGCCAAGAAGAAACAGTATTTGATAAACCAATGACACCAACAGAAATTCAATCAGTGATGTACTCTACAATTCAACCACATAACGTTGTACAAGCTGTCCTTCAACAagaagttttattatattgtggTAGACTTATCGGAAGAAACCCAGAAATGTTTAaaggaatattgaaaattcgtATTGG GTGGGTTTTAGAAGCAATAAAGCTGTATTTACAgatgtttgttaaaaatccAAAACCGATCGAAAATTATAGTCCTTTTGAAATTCGTCGATTCCTAATAAAAGTACTGACGGTTAAAGATTGGGCAAGCAGTAAAAG GCTCACAGTTTTGGGTCGCAGAAGACTTGAAGGATGTCTCTGTAGAGTACCCgctcatttttataactatgTTTGGGAAGTATTATTACGATGCCCAGGTGGTATTTGCGTTAATGGGCAAGAGCTACCTCAGCAACCTACTCTTTCTAATATGACTCGTTCTGAACTGACATTTGCATTACTTGTAGAATCATTGCTTCATCATATACAGTTACCAGAATATCGTCAAATTATCGTGGAg CTTCTTACTACGGtctcaacaattttacttAGAAATCCGGAATTAAGTTTTCAAAAGCAATTGAATCTTAATAAACTTGTTGAAGATAGTTTTCAAATGTATTGCAAG GATCATAATATAGAAGAAACTAAAGATATGTCATCATTTTTCTCTGCCGACTATTCAATAACTACTGGATACCTTGCTAGAGCTATAGTTAATAATGTGCTCACTGGAGGGTGTTTTGCAACTATTCATGATATCAACGATGCAATTGAAAATCGAGAGACGTGCAAGATTACatag